Proteins from a genomic interval of Candidatus Kapaibacterium sp.:
- the gltA gene encoding NADPH-dependent glutamate synthase, with protein sequence MAELKTKERMQIPRHDMPEQEPHERATNFEEVNLGYSIEIAMEEAERCIRCKNPVCIDGCPVSVNIPEFIKMIADGKFDEAAEILKTDNALPAVCGRVCPQEEQCEAVCVLAKKGKPVAIGYLERFAADWQRNHSNLKHVHVQEKTGKKVAIVGGGPAGLSCAGDLIQMGHDVTVFEALHEIGGVLVYGIPEFRLPKEIVRAEVDALHQLGVEFVTNYVIGLTETIEELQARFDAIFIGVGAGLPYFLNVPGEHLNGVYSSNEFLTRVNLMKAYDFPNNVTPIYDLKDKNVAVFGGGNTAMDAVRTSKRMGAKRAMICYRRTEKEMPARVEEIKHAKEEGIEFMLLVAPLELLGDDNGVLRAIKLQQMELGEPDSSGRRRPVPIKDAIEEIPVDAVVIAIGNGSNPIISQTTPELIVNKWGNILVDESNMKTNMKGIFAGGDIVTGGATVILAMGAGRTAAKAIDEYLKNPETW encoded by the coding sequence ATGGCTGAATTGAAAACTAAAGAGAGAATGCAAATTCCCAGGCATGACATGCCTGAGCAAGAACCACACGAGAGAGCGACGAATTTTGAAGAAGTGAATTTGGGCTATTCAATTGAAATCGCCATGGAAGAAGCCGAAAGGTGTATCAGATGCAAGAATCCTGTATGTATTGATGGATGCCCGGTTTCGGTCAATATTCCCGAATTCATCAAAATGATTGCCGATGGCAAATTTGACGAAGCTGCTGAAATTTTGAAAACCGATAACGCACTTCCTGCGGTTTGCGGTCGCGTTTGTCCCCAAGAAGAACAATGCGAAGCCGTTTGCGTGCTTGCTAAAAAGGGCAAACCCGTTGCCATTGGATATTTGGAACGCTTTGCGGCAGATTGGCAACGTAACCACTCAAATTTGAAACATGTTCACGTTCAAGAAAAAACCGGAAAGAAAGTCGCAATCGTGGGTGGTGGTCCGGCAGGACTCAGTTGTGCCGGAGATTTAATCCAAATGGGACACGACGTCACAGTTTTCGAAGCGCTCCACGAAATTGGCGGTGTGCTTGTTTATGGAATTCCGGAATTCAGATTGCCAAAGGAGATTGTACGCGCCGAAGTTGATGCTTTGCACCAGCTTGGTGTCGAGTTTGTCACTAATTACGTAATCGGGTTGACCGAAACTATCGAAGAGCTTCAAGCCCGTTTCGATGCAATATTTATCGGTGTCGGTGCAGGTTTGCCATATTTCCTAAATGTTCCGGGTGAGCATTTGAACGGTGTTTACTCGTCCAACGAATTTTTGACACGCGTTAATTTGATGAAAGCATATGATTTCCCGAATAATGTTACTCCAATTTATGATTTGAAAGATAAAAATGTGGCAGTTTTTGGTGGTGGCAACACTGCGATGGATGCTGTCAGAACATCGAAGCGGATGGGTGCTAAACGTGCGATGATTTGTTATCGCCGAACCGAAAAGGAAATGCCAGCCAGAGTGGAGGAAATCAAACACGCCAAAGAAGAGGGCATAGAATTCATGCTGCTTGTGGCGCCCTTGGAGCTTTTGGGCGATGACAATGGCGTACTCAGAGCCATCAAATTGCAACAAATGGAACTTGGCGAGCCGGACAGTTCAGGGCGTCGCCGTCCCGTGCCTATCAAAGATGCTATCGAAGAAATTCCGGTTGATGCAGTAGTAATCGCTATCGGCAATGGCTCAAATCCAATTATTAGCCAAACAACCCCGGAACTCATTGTAAATAAATGGGGAAATATTTTGGTTGATGAATCGAATATGAAAACAAATATGAAGGGCATATTCGCAGGTGGGGATATTGTAACGGGTGGTGCAACGGTGATTCTCGCAATGGGTGCCGGCAGAACTGCCGCCAAAGCAATTGACGAATACTTGAAAAATCCCGAAACTTGGTAA
- a CDS encoding sulfide/dihydroorotate dehydrogenase-like FAD/NAD-binding protein, giving the protein MNKILEAKFIGPDIKLFKIDAPKIALKQKAGQFIILRIAENGERIPLTIADSDKTEGWITLIVQGIGATTKALNQLEAGDFVRDLVGPLGQASHIENFGTAVSIGGGVGTAIAYPTAKALKVAGNKVISIIGGRSKQHVILENELAATSDEVYPCTDDGSYGFHGFVTQKLQQLLDSGEKIDFVLAIGPIPMMSAVAEVTRPHGIKTVVSLNPVMVDGTGMCGGCRAYVDGKQVFVCVDGPEFDAHQVDFKILQQRNRTYGIQEQAALEAHMCNIDVVYNEELKNKKIAESI; this is encoded by the coding sequence ATGAACAAAATTTTAGAAGCGAAATTTATAGGACCGGACATCAAATTATTCAAAATTGATGCTCCAAAGATTGCCCTCAAGCAGAAAGCCGGGCAATTCATTATTCTCAGGATAGCCGAAAATGGCGAACGAATCCCCCTTACCATTGCTGATTCAGACAAAACTGAAGGCTGGATTACATTAATCGTCCAAGGAATTGGCGCTACAACAAAGGCGTTAAACCAACTCGAAGCGGGTGATTTTGTCCGCGACCTCGTTGGTCCTCTCGGACAAGCCTCGCACATTGAAAACTTTGGAACGGCTGTTAGTATCGGCGGTGGCGTTGGAACAGCGATTGCTTATCCAACTGCAAAGGCTCTCAAAGTAGCCGGTAATAAGGTCATTTCAATAATCGGCGGCAGAAGCAAACAGCACGTGATACTTGAAAATGAGCTTGCTGCGACATCAGATGAGGTTTATCCTTGCACCGATGACGGTTCGTACGGTTTCCATGGATTTGTAACCCAAAAATTGCAACAATTGCTTGATAGCGGCGAAAAAATTGACTTCGTTCTCGCGATTGGACCTATCCCGATGATGTCGGCGGTGGCTGAAGTTACTCGCCCACATGGAATTAAAACAGTTGTGAGCCTCAATCCGGTTATGGTTGATGGCACCGGAATGTGCGGTGGTTGCAGAGCTTACGTTGACGGCAAACAAGTTTTTGTCTGCGTTGATGGTCCCGAATTTGACGCACACCAAGTTGATTTCAAAATTTTGCAGCAACGCAACAGAACTTACGGTATCCAAGAACAAGCCGCTCTGGAAGCGCATATGTGTAATATTGATGTAGTTTATAACGAAGAATTAAAAAATAAAAAAATAGCGGAGTCTATATAA
- a CDS encoding T9SS type A sorting domain-containing protein: protein MKKIYLLFIALTSIFICNVAVAIMPNEISEEMEMNDTLAPFVKYTFTSDCDVDGVALDEPWNDPENRSNMSSLMMDISQSYNYTFQVEAFEKGVDSIVNWSLRRRDYTLNARAVLMFFDVAGNRRDIIINCLSTASVDDLELSNSINLFNDNYTLHFYSDNDYIVDEIMIYNLTGELVLSEKVNQAINMFSVKIADLNRGVYLIKLFINGTWINKKIII, encoded by the coding sequence ATGAAAAAAATTTACTTGTTATTTATTGCTTTAACGTCGATATTCATTTGTAACGTAGCTGTTGCAATCATGCCTAACGAGATTTCCGAAGAAATGGAAATGAACGACACATTAGCACCCTTTGTGAAATATACTTTTACATCCGATTGTGATGTTGATGGGGTCGCTCTTGATGAGCCCTGGAATGACCCCGAAAATCGCTCAAACATGAGCTCCTTAATGATGGATATTTCACAAAGCTATAATTACACATTCCAAGTTGAAGCTTTTGAAAAGGGCGTTGATTCTATAGTCAATTGGTCGTTGAGAAGACGCGACTATACTTTAAATGCCAGAGCTGTTTTAATGTTTTTCGATGTTGCGGGTAACCGTCGAGATATTATAATAAATTGTCTCTCTACGGCATCAGTTGATGATTTGGAACTTTCAAATTCTATTAACTTATTCAATGATAACTACACTCTACATTTCTACTCAGATAATGATTACATAGTTGATGAAATTATGATTTACAATTTGACAGGGGAACTTGTACTTTCTGAAAAAGTTAATCAAGCAATCAATATGTTTTCCGTCAAGATTGCTGATTTGAATCGTGGTGTATATTTAATTAAATTATTCATAAATGGAACATGGATAAACAAGAAAATTATAATTTAA
- a CDS encoding DUF3788 domain-containing protein, which yields MDDISIFPHKDSEPTDAELKVALGDSYDIWIRLNDFVLDRYPKGLVDWNYPGKKYGWSYRIKDKKRTIIYFLPRENYFKVALVFGQKAYDMIMDSDISAEIKNDLQQATKYAEGRGIRVEVKNDSILPEIMKLVEIKLLN from the coding sequence ATGGATGACATTAGCATTTTCCCGCATAAAGATTCTGAACCAACAGATGCAGAATTAAAAGTAGCATTGGGTGATTCGTACGATATTTGGATTCGTTTGAATGATTTCGTATTGGATAGGTATCCCAAAGGGCTCGTTGATTGGAACTATCCCGGCAAAAAGTATGGCTGGAGCTACCGAATCAAAGACAAAAAAAGAACGATTATTTACTTCCTGCCTCGAGAAAATTATTTCAAAGTCGCACTCGTGTTTGGGCAAAAGGCATATGATATGATTATGGATAGCGATATTTCGGCTGAAATAAAAAATGATTTGCAACAAGCTACAAAATATGCCGAAGGACGAGGAATCAGGGTCGAAGTCAAAAACGACAGCATTCTACCTGAAATTATGAAACTTGTTGAAATCAAATTACTCAACTGA
- a CDS encoding catalase → MEEKKLTSVSGAPIADNQNVMTAGKRGPMLLQDVWYLEKLAHFDREVIPERRMHAKGSGAFGTFTVTHDITKYTKAKIFSQIGKKTDMFARFSTVAGERGAADAERDIRGFAMKFYTEEGNWDLVGNNTPVFFLRDPLKFPDLNHAIKRDPKTNLRSAQNNWDFWTLLPEALHQVTITMSERGIPYSFRHMHGFGSHAFSMINAQNERIWVKFHLVTQQGIKNLSDAEAEAIVGKDRENNQRDLFESIERGDFPKWDMKIQVMTEEQASKLDYNPFDLTKVWYKKDFPLIDVGVMELNRNPENYFVDVEQAAFNPANIVPGIGFSPDKMLHGRLFSYGDAQRYRLGVNHNLIPVNKAKCPVTGYHRDGQMRVDDNYGSTIGYEPNSYGAWQEQTEHREPPLKIEGDAYHFDFREDDDDYYTQPGKLFRLMNPEQQKVLFENTARAMGDAPREIKLRHISNCMKADTNYGNGVAEALGLNTNEA, encoded by the coding sequence ATGGAAGAGAAGAAACTCACAAGCGTATCGGGAGCACCGATTGCCGATAACCAAAATGTCATGACAGCCGGAAAACGAGGTCCGATGTTGCTTCAAGATGTCTGGTATCTGGAAAAATTAGCTCATTTCGACAGAGAAGTTATCCCTGAACGTAGAATGCACGCCAAAGGTTCCGGTGCATTTGGCACCTTTACCGTTACTCACGATATAACAAAATATACAAAAGCGAAAATATTTTCGCAAATTGGCAAAAAGACTGATATGTTTGCGCGCTTTTCGACTGTAGCCGGTGAAAGAGGAGCCGCAGATGCCGAAAGAGATATCAGGGGATTTGCGATGAAATTTTATACTGAAGAAGGGAATTGGGATTTGGTGGGCAATAACACACCTGTTTTTTTCCTACGCGACCCGCTCAAATTCCCTGATTTGAACCATGCCATTAAACGCGACCCAAAGACAAATCTCCGAAGTGCGCAAAATAACTGGGACTTCTGGACACTTTTACCGGAAGCACTTCACCAGGTGACTATCACGATGAGCGAACGTGGTATTCCATATTCATTTCGCCATATGCACGGTTTTGGTAGCCATGCTTTCAGCATGATAAACGCTCAAAATGAAAGAATTTGGGTGAAATTCCATCTAGTTACTCAACAAGGAATCAAAAACCTATCTGACGCCGAAGCTGAAGCAATCGTTGGTAAAGACAGAGAAAACAATCAAAGAGACTTGTTTGAAAGCATCGAAAGAGGCGATTTCCCAAAATGGGACATGAAAATACAAGTTATGACCGAAGAGCAAGCAAGCAAATTAGATTATAATCCATTTGACCTCACAAAAGTTTGGTATAAAAAGGACTTTCCGCTGATTGATGTCGGAGTCATGGAGCTAAATCGCAATCCCGAGAATTATTTTGTCGATGTTGAACAAGCGGCTTTCAATCCTGCGAATATAGTTCCGGGAATTGGCTTTTCGCCCGATAAAATGCTTCATGGTAGATTGTTCTCCTATGGCGATGCACAACGTTATAGGCTTGGTGTCAATCACAATCTCATACCCGTTAATAAGGCGAAATGCCCTGTGACAGGCTATCATCGTGACGGACAAATGAGAGTGGACGATAATTACGGCTCTACTATCGGTTACGAGCCAAACAGTTATGGTGCTTGGCAAGAACAAACCGAGCATCGCGAACCACCTCTGAAAATCGAGGGTGATGCTTATCATTTCGACTTTAGAGAAGATGACGACGATTATTACACTCAACCCGGAAAACTTTTCAGATTGATGAACCCTGAGCAGCAAAAAGTATTGTTCGAGAATACCGCTCGAGCTATGGGAGATGCTCCACGGGAAATTAAGCTGAGACATATTTCAAATTGCATGAAAGCTGATACCAATTATGGAAATGGAGTAGCTGAGGCTTTGGGACTGAACACCAACGAAGCATAA
- a CDS encoding trypsin-like serine protease — MKFSLKFLLVLVLVVFLISPVVAADIKDDGPELQIIGGVNADIEDYPWQIAIFTVDADGNLEEQMCGGSIIDPFWILTAAHCVLEDAHKTQKIVAHITRRSQPDQGQVIEISDYIIHEGFDTEIIQNDVALLRLAYPIDTSKFGSKPIRLLSPDEEQNGLISPGTMATTTGWGMTTYGGDASEWLQVTSLPIISLETANQWFSETNVPIEVTTDMLPCGYEEGGKSSCHGDSGGPLFVKDNTDTWALAGITSWGAICAGVKQPAVYTRVPYFYDWIISHSKLGIDDVPTENDYVENVRMIIPKNVYSCDDYTNFGDVLIRNMGLNDLSSFEIIVKTGSSPDNITKTESQVITLEKSLPPMGSKRIPLPNIHPDDVGRNYIEVELSKPNGNNVVPNSSKGQYFNYSGITPLVLSIDLEEVSQLEIQVFSLDNESSKSLATFMSDDAGKKHQFDNCLPEGEYHLFIDGDAKGSFEMKINHEGTDYLIGESFLTDYLQFNLTLPFVPSYDIVVEIPTDLENDTTFVCDINEFNNVEYLLLYNIGSLPNQNITIRTTINGVVSDSLLDGKLFYQKYIGIPLDKSKWRIGENTIRFEVVDYDNIESDLNPENNFAERKFHIVETPQIATIEWKGDDYHWSKSFYILNSKGEIVMMQDELPEDSFDYTVCLPDGCYTFIPIDYFEEEATNETALVMKRMDGSIIFEISGQDFVTGKIVDFCTSPTSVEDYSPEKLLIYPNPASEYIEINATINPTVNRRDDESFDINIFTTLGEIVMTAPSTVNYNGSGNQSVRIDISHLPTGLYFVRIGDRFEKFVKY, encoded by the coding sequence ATGAAATTTTCATTGAAGTTTTTGTTGGTGTTAGTTCTTGTAGTTTTTTTGATAAGCCCTGTTGTGGCTGCTGATATCAAAGATGATGGTCCTGAATTGCAAATCATCGGCGGAGTAAACGCTGATATTGAGGATTATCCCTGGCAAATAGCCATTTTTACTGTGGATGCTGATGGAAATTTGGAAGAGCAAATGTGTGGCGGCTCTATAATTGACCCATTTTGGATACTAACAGCAGCACATTGCGTTCTAGAAGATGCTCATAAAACGCAAAAGATTGTTGCTCATATCACTCGACGCTCTCAACCCGACCAAGGGCAAGTTATTGAAATTTCGGATTACATTATTCACGAGGGTTTCGATACCGAAATTATTCAAAATGATGTAGCATTGCTCAGACTTGCTTACCCTATTGACACATCAAAATTTGGTTCAAAACCTATCCGACTTCTTTCGCCTGATGAAGAACAAAATGGATTAATTTCTCCCGGAACGATGGCTACAACTACAGGATGGGGAATGACAACCTACGGAGGGGATGCATCAGAATGGCTCCAAGTCACATCCTTGCCGATTATTTCTTTAGAAACTGCAAATCAATGGTTCTCAGAAACTAATGTGCCAATTGAAGTAACCACAGATATGTTACCTTGCGGATACGAGGAAGGCGGGAAAAGTAGCTGCCATGGCGATAGTGGTGGTCCATTATTTGTCAAAGATAATACAGATACTTGGGCACTTGCCGGCATCACTTCTTGGGGTGCAATTTGTGCGGGAGTAAAGCAACCTGCTGTTTATACCCGAGTTCCTTATTTTTATGATTGGATTATTTCTCACTCCAAACTTGGCATTGATGATGTGCCAACCGAAAACGATTACGTCGAAAATGTTAGAATGATTATTCCAAAAAATGTTTACTCGTGCGATGATTACACAAATTTTGGAGATGTTCTTATCAGAAATATGGGTTTGAATGATTTATCAAGTTTTGAAATAATTGTCAAAACCGGCAGCTCACCTGATAATATTACAAAAACCGAAAGTCAAGTTATTACTTTGGAAAAAAGTTTACCTCCGATGGGTTCTAAAAGAATTCCACTCCCAAATATTCATCCTGACGATGTAGGTAGAAACTATATCGAAGTCGAACTCAGTAAACCTAATGGTAATAATGTTGTCCCAAATTCTTCTAAAGGTCAATATTTTAATTATTCCGGAATCACCCCCCTTGTACTTAGTATTGATTTGGAAGAAGTATCACAGTTGGAAATTCAGGTGTTTTCTCTTGACAATGAGTCATCGAAAAGTCTTGCAACATTTATGTCTGATGATGCCGGTAAAAAGCACCAATTTGATAATTGTCTTCCTGAAGGTGAGTATCATTTATTTATAGACGGTGATGCAAAAGGCTCCTTTGAAATGAAGATAAATCACGAAGGAACTGACTATTTAATTGGAGAATCTTTTTTAACTGATTATTTACAATTTAATTTAACTTTACCTTTCGTTCCGTCTTATGATATTGTTGTCGAAATCCCTACTGATTTAGAAAACGACACAACTTTCGTTTGTGACATCAATGAATTTAATAATGTCGAATACTTATTATTGTATAATATTGGTTCGCTGCCCAATCAAAACATTACCATTAGGACTACCATCAACGGTGTTGTGTCTGATTCGCTACTTGACGGAAAACTTTTCTATCAAAAATACATAGGAATACCATTAGATAAAAGTAAATGGCGAATTGGCGAAAACACTATAAGATTTGAAGTTGTTGATTATGATAACATAGAAAGTGATTTAAATCCGGAAAATAATTTTGCTGAAAGGAAATTTCATATCGTCGAAACTCCACAAATAGCAACTATTGAATGGAAAGGCGACGACTATCACTGGAGTAAAAGTTTTTATATTCTAAACTCTAAAGGGGAAATAGTCATGATGCAAGATGAGTTACCCGAAGATAGTTTTGATTATACAGTTTGTCTTCCGGACGGTTGCTATACATTTATTCCAATAGATTATTTTGAAGAGGAAGCTACTAATGAAACGGCTTTAGTCATGAAAAGAATGGATGGTTCCATCATTTTCGAGATTAGCGGGCAGGATTTTGTCACAGGTAAAATAGTTGATTTCTGTACCTCGCCAACAAGCGTGGAAGATTATTCGCCCGAAAAATTATTAATATACCCCAATCCGGCATCGGAGTATATAGAAATTAATGCTACTATCAACCCTACGGTTAACCGTAGGGATGATGAATCTTTTGACATCAATATTTTCACCACACTTGGCGAAATTGTAATGACAGCCCCTTCGACAGTGAACTATAATGGCTCAGGGAATCAAAGTGTGAGAATTGATATATCTCATCTGCCAACGGGATTGTATTTCGTTAGGATAGGCGACCGTTTTGAAAAGTTTGTGAAGTATTGA
- a CDS encoding AraC family transcriptional regulator, which translates to MKLFVKNMVCNRCIMVVKNELDAIGIMPLNVELGVVNFDRDLTNSEKQLASETLYRFGFEIIDDKKSRLIEHIKTLVIELVHYKDNDLKTNLSEYLSRHLNHDYNYISNLFSEVEGKTIEKYFIAQKIERVKELIVYDELSLSEIAFRMNYSSVAYLSNQFKKVTGLTPSHFKNIKTIKRSPLDKV; encoded by the coding sequence ATGAAACTATTTGTCAAAAATATGGTTTGCAATCGTTGCATAATGGTTGTCAAAAACGAACTTGATGCAATCGGCATTATGCCATTAAATGTTGAGTTAGGTGTTGTGAATTTTGACAGAGATTTGACAAATTCGGAGAAACAATTAGCGAGTGAAACTCTGTATAGATTCGGTTTTGAAATTATTGACGATAAAAAAAGTCGTTTGATTGAGCATATCAAAACCTTGGTAATTGAATTGGTACACTACAAAGACAACGATTTGAAAACCAATTTGTCGGAATATTTGAGCCGTCACCTCAATCATGATTATAATTATATAAGCAATTTGTTTTCGGAAGTCGAAGGCAAAACTATCGAAAAATATTTCATAGCCCAAAAAATCGAAAGAGTCAAAGAATTGATTGTATATGATGAATTGTCATTGAGCGAGATTGCATTTCGGATGAATTATTCAAGCGTTGCATACTTGAGCAATCAATTTAAGAAAGTAACAGGGCTAACTCCAAGCCATTTCAAAAATATTAAAACCATAAAACGTAGTCCTTTGGACAAAGTGTAA
- a CDS encoding heavy metal translocating P-type ATPase, whose product MGTNQNKSFFIPLEQVESEHCALIVDKGLDQLKGIESHKVELNNRRAVIETGDGSEALKKAVSKIRDLGYEVTTVKHTFPVLDMTCASCAISVESMLKSQDGVIDASVNYATQTVAVEYLPNIITTNELRKTVQSIGYDLIVESDDEFSESVEEIQEMKFEALKRKTIWAIALSIPIAVIGMFFMNIPYANEIMWVLSTPVIFWFGKNFFTNAWKQAKHRSVNMDTLVALSTGVAYVFSVFNTLFAEFWIERGLESHVYFEVASVIIAFILLGKMLEEKAKGNTSTAIKQLMGLQPKTVTIIESTGNQVQKPIENVNKGDVILVKPGEKIAVDGVVLNGSSYVDESMLSGEPVAVLKQEKEKVFAGTINQKGVFQFKAEKVGSETMLSQIIKMVQDAQGSKAPVQKLVDKIAGIFVPIVILIALLAFGAWVIWGGEDGFTHGLLAFVTVLVIACPCALGLATPTAIMVGVGKGAAQGILIKDAESLELARNINAIVLDKTGTITEGKPEVTDIHWLKGDNSRQSALLSIEKLSEHPLADAISKHLQDTDLQDVKDFESITGQGVKAKVGDNFYYVGNKQLITENNIPINSDLSQKAEELSKESKTVIFFADKENTLAIVAIADKIKSTSINAIKNLQELDIEVHMLTGDNESTANAIANSTGIKNYKSEVMPQQKAEYVKRLQEQGKIVAMVGDGINDSTALAQADVSIAMGKGSDIAMDVAKMTIISSDLNKIPLAIKLSKQTVVTIKQNLFWAFIYNIIGIPIAAGLLYPISGFLLNPMLAGAAMALSSISVVSNSLRLKWKK is encoded by the coding sequence ATGGGAACAAATCAAAATAAATCGTTTTTTATTCCATTGGAACAAGTTGAGAGCGAACATTGCGCACTCATTGTTGACAAAGGGTTAGATCAACTAAAGGGCATTGAAAGCCACAAAGTTGAACTGAACAATCGCAGAGCCGTTATTGAAACCGGTGACGGAAGCGAAGCTCTAAAAAAAGCCGTTAGCAAAATACGGGACTTGGGCTATGAAGTCACAACGGTTAAGCATACATTCCCTGTGTTGGATATGACTTGTGCCTCATGTGCAATTAGTGTCGAGAGCATGCTCAAATCGCAAGACGGTGTGATTGACGCATCCGTTAATTATGCTACGCAAACTGTTGCCGTAGAATATCTCCCTAATATCATCACAACAAACGAACTCCGCAAAACCGTTCAATCTATCGGATATGATTTGATTGTCGAATCTGATGATGAATTTTCCGAGTCTGTGGAGGAAATTCAAGAAATGAAATTCGAGGCATTGAAACGGAAAACCATCTGGGCTATTGCCTTGTCTATACCAATTGCCGTGATTGGCATGTTTTTTATGAATATTCCTTATGCAAACGAAATCATGTGGGTACTTTCTACACCCGTTATCTTTTGGTTTGGTAAGAATTTCTTCACCAACGCATGGAAACAAGCAAAACACCGCTCGGTGAACATGGACACATTAGTAGCTTTGAGCACCGGTGTTGCTTATGTGTTCAGCGTTTTTAATACGCTATTTGCCGAATTCTGGATTGAGCGGGGTTTAGAAAGCCATGTTTATTTCGAAGTTGCTTCGGTGATTATAGCATTCATATTATTAGGGAAAATGCTCGAAGAAAAAGCAAAGGGAAACACTTCCACTGCAATTAAGCAATTAATGGGTTTGCAACCCAAAACTGTAACAATCATCGAAAGCACCGGCAATCAAGTTCAAAAGCCAATTGAAAATGTGAACAAAGGTGATGTTATTTTGGTCAAACCGGGCGAGAAAATTGCGGTTGACGGCGTTGTGCTTAATGGTAGCTCATATGTGGACGAAAGTATGTTGAGCGGCGAGCCTGTCGCAGTCCTTAAACAAGAAAAAGAAAAAGTTTTCGCCGGTACAATCAACCAAAAAGGTGTATTTCAGTTCAAAGCCGAAAAAGTTGGGTCTGAAACAATGCTTTCGCAAATCATCAAAATGGTACAAGATGCGCAAGGTAGCAAAGCTCCGGTACAAAAATTAGTTGACAAAATTGCAGGCATTTTTGTACCGATTGTTATTCTTATTGCATTGCTTGCATTTGGTGCATGGGTAATTTGGGGTGGAGAGGATGGATTCACACACGGTTTATTAGCATTCGTAACTGTGCTCGTGATAGCTTGCCCTTGTGCATTAGGATTGGCAACTCCTACGGCAATTATGGTCGGCGTCGGCAAAGGTGCAGCTCAAGGCATACTAATTAAAGATGCAGAAAGCCTCGAACTTGCCAGAAATATCAATGCAATCGTTTTAGATAAGACCGGAACTATAACCGAAGGAAAACCGGAAGTCACTGATATTCATTGGCTTAAAGGTGACAATAGCAGGCAATCTGCATTGTTAAGCATTGAAAAATTATCCGAGCATCCATTAGCCGATGCAATTTCGAAGCACTTACAAGACACTGATTTGCAAGATGTTAAAGATTTCGAGAGCATTACCGGGCAGGGAGTCAAAGCAAAAGTTGGCGACAATTTCTATTATGTAGGCAATAAACAATTAATTACCGAAAACAATATTCCTATTAATTCAGATTTGTCTCAAAAAGCAGAAGAATTGAGCAAAGAGTCTAAGACCGTGATTTTCTTTGCAGATAAAGAGAATACTCTGGCAATAGTTGCAATTGCGGACAAAATCAAGAGTACATCAATTAATGCAATAAAAAATTTACAAGAATTGGACATCGAAGTTCATATGCTGACCGGAGATAATGAATCAACAGCGAATGCAATCGCCAATTCGACCGGCATAAAAAATTATAAATCTGAAGTTATGCCCCAACAAAAAGCTGAATATGTCAAACGCCTACAAGAGCAAGGCAAAATTGTCGCTATGGTTGGTGACGGCATTAACGACAGCACAGCTTTGGCACAAGCTGATGTCAGCATAGCTATGGGCAAAGGCAGCGATATTGCAATGGATGTAGCTAAGATGACCATCATATCATCGGATTTGAATAAAATACCTCTTGCAATAAAGCTCTCAAAGCAAACCGTTGTCACTATCAAGCAGAATCTATTTTGGGCTTTTATTTATAATATAATCGGAATTCCGATTGCAGCGGGTTTGCTTTATCCGATTAGCGGATTTCTGCTCAATCCTATGTTAGCCGGAGCAGCCATGGCACTAAGTAGTATCAGTGTAGTGAGCAACAGTTTGAGATTGAAATGGAAGAAATAG
- a CDS encoding heavy-metal-associated domain-containing protein → MIYSILISVAMFFFGSIIAHTHDGDHTQKTEFMVYGNCGMCEARIEKAAKIEGVKSADWDQSTKMLTVEYDTEIVELKTIHESIAAVGHDTELAKASDSVYAKLHKCCKYDRPE, encoded by the coding sequence ATGATATATTCAATTTTAATAAGCGTAGCAATGTTCTTTTTCGGAAGTATAATTGCCCATACACATGATGGTGACCATACGCAAAAAACAGAGTTTATGGTATATGGGAACTGCGGTATGTGCGAAGCCAGAATTGAAAAAGCTGCAAAAATAGAAGGCGTCAAGTCTGCTGATTGGGACCAAAGCACTAAGATGCTTACCGTCGAATATGATACCGAGATTGTCGAACTCAAGACAATTCATGAAAGCATTGCGGCAGTAGGACACGATACAGAGCTTGCGAAGGCTTCCGATAGTGTTTATGCAAAACTACACAAGTGCTGCAAATACGACCGACCCGAGTAA